Proteins encoded in a region of the Triplophysa dalaica isolate WHDGS20190420 chromosome 10, ASM1584641v1, whole genome shotgun sequence genome:
- the shoc2 gene encoding leucine-rich repeat protein SHOC-2 — protein MSSTLGKDKDSKEREPKAEGKSKTKGKDAKDGKKDASGASPAVAFTLDSTIKRPNPPPSTRKKFSNAEVIKDLNKCREENSMRLDLSKRSIHQLPSSIKELTQLTELYLYSNKLQSLPPEVGCLSGLVTLALSENSLTSLPDALDNLKKLRMLDLRHNKLREIPAVVYRVTSLTTLYLRFNRITTVEKDIKNLSKLTMLSIRENKIKQLPAEIGELCNLITLDVAHNQLEHLPKEIGNCTQITNLDLQHNELLDLPETIGNLSSINRLGLRYNRLSAIPRSLAKCRELEELNLENNNISVLPEGLLSSLVNLTSLTLARNCFQSYPVGGPSQFSTIYSLNMEHNRINKIPFGIFSRAKVLSKLNMKDNQLTSLPLDFGTWTSMVELNLATNQLTKIPEDICGLVSLEVLILSNNLLKKLPHGIGNLRKLRELDLEENKLESLPNEIAYLKDLQKLVLTNNQLTTLPRGLGHLTNLTYLGLGENLLQHLPEEIGTLENLEDLYLNDNPNLHSLPFELALCSKLSIMSIENCPLSHLPPQIVAGGPSFIIQFLKMQGPYRAMV, from the exons ATGAGCAGTACTCTGGGCAAAGATAAAGACTCTAAGGAGAGGGAACCCAAAGCCGAAGGGAAATCCAAAACCAAAGGGAAAGATGCCAAAGACGGGAAGAAGGACGCAAGTGGCGCTTCGCCCGCCGTGGCCTTCACTTTGGATAGCACGATAAAACGCCCCAACCCGCCGCCCAGCACCCGCAAAAAATTCAGCAATGCGGAGGTCATCAAGGACCTTAACAAGTGCCGCGAGGAGAACTCCATGCGCCTGGACCTTTCCAAGAGATCCATCCATCAGTTGCCCTCTTCCATCAAGGAGTTGACCCAGCTGACCGAGCTCTACCTGTACAGCAACAAGCTGCAGAGCCTCCCGCCGGAGGTGGGCTGCCTTTCGGGCCTGGTGACGCTGGCGCTCAGCGAGAACTCTCTCACCAGCCTGCCCGACGCTCTGGACAACCTAAAAAAGTTGCGTATGCTTGATCTGCGGCATAACAAACTGCGGGAGATTCCAGCCGTGGTCTACCGCGTCACCTCTCTCACCACGCTCTACCTGCGCTTTAATCGCATCACCACCGTGGAGAAGGACATCAAGAACCTGTCCAAACTTACCATGCTCAGCATACGAGAGAACAAAATTAAACAGCTGCCCGCAGAGATCG GTGAACTATGTAACCTGATAACGCTGGATGTAGCACACAACCAGCTGGAGCACCTTCCTAAAGAGATTGGCAATTGCACTCAGATCACCAACCTTGACTTGCAGCACAATGAACTTCTTGACCTACCTGAGACTATAG GTAACCTGTCGAGTATAAACCGTTTGGGCCTAAGATACAACCGTCTTTCAGCGATCCCTCGATCCTTGGCGAAGTGCCGAGAGCTGGAGGAGCTTAACcttgaaaacaacaacatctcAGTGTTACCAGAG GGTCTTCTCTCCAGCCTGGTCAACCTGACGAGTCTGACGCTGGCAAGAAACTGTTTCCAGTCTTACCCAGTGGGAGGCCCTTCCCAGTTCTCCACTATCTACTCTCTCAACATGGAGCACAACCGTATCAACAAAATCCCTTTTGGCATCTTCTCCAGAGCCAAAGTGCTCAGCAAGCTCAATATGAAG GACAACCAGCTAACGTCCCTCCCACTGGATTTTGGGACGTGGACCAGCATGGTGGAGCTGAACCTGGCAACAAACCAGCTCACCAAGATTCCAGAGGATATCTGCGGCCTTGTGTCTTTAGAG GTTCTTATATTGTCCAACAATCTATTGAAGAAGTTGCCTCACGGGATTGGGAATTTACGGAAACTACGAGAGCTTGACTTGGAGGAGAACAAACTGGAGTCCCTCCCAAATGAGATTGCCTACCTTAAGGATCTACAG AAACTTGTGCTGACCAATAATCAGCTGACCACTTTGCCTAGAGGACTCGGTCACCTGACAAACCTAACTTACCTGGGCTTGGGAGAGAACCTACTGCAGCACCTACCTGAGGAGATCG GTACACTGGAGAACCTTGAGGACCTGTACCTAAACGACAACCCTAACCTGCACAGCCTGCCGTTTGAGTTGGCCCTATGCAGTAAGCTGTCCATCATGAGCATAGAGAACTGCCCCCTCAGTCACCTCCCACCCCAGATCGTCGCTGGTGGTCCTTCATTTATTATCCAGTTCCTGAAGATGCAGGGACCCTACCGAGCTATGGTCTGA